A single Arcobacter sp. FWKO B DNA region contains:
- a CDS encoding HD domain-containing protein yields the protein MINPKIIEYIFSSASIQRWNDYPRMVELVELDKQAHKFVIAYFIAKMEKDINMTHLIEAGIFEFLRRVVVTDIRPDVFRNALQKKKKEINSWVIGKLKTSLSDIDDGNFLQKFEEYLNDESTYQKERFILKAASYLSTRWEFSIVYQTSQFLNDIENVKKAVEEEIEDYYELIAVRKIALNKKLAKVIDLSGRLRFQKRWAQTPRIPETSVLGHMLTVAIFSYFYSLKVNACPKRLESNFFCALFHDLPEALTRDIISPVKYSVDDLSEIISEYEIAKIEEEILPNIPENMKGEFAYILGLMADKKDEFLDRVIDNGEIKSVESVSGYNLDKYSAIDGQALKQCDKLSAFIEASLSISHGIKSKELVSGKKEIIKGLKTINGVDFLSLARDIDEEFGTSGQHQSFIGF from the coding sequence GTGATAAACCCAAAGATTATAGAATATATATTTTCAAGTGCATCTATTCAAAGATGGAATGATTATCCAAGGATGGTTGAGCTTGTAGAACTAGACAAACAAGCTCATAAATTCGTAATTGCATATTTTATTGCAAAAATGGAAAAAGATATTAATATGACACACTTGATAGAAGCTGGAATTTTTGAGTTTTTAAGAAGAGTGGTGGTTACAGATATTCGTCCAGATGTATTTAGAAATGCTCTACAAAAAAAGAAAAAAGAGATAAATTCTTGGGTAATAGGTAAATTAAAAACATCTTTATCTGATATTGATGATGGAAATTTTTTACAAAAATTTGAAGAGTATCTAAATGATGAAAGTACATATCAAAAAGAGAGATTTATCCTAAAAGCTGCATCATATCTTTCTACAAGATGGGAATTTAGTATAGTTTATCAAACTAGTCAGTTTTTAAATGATATTGAAAATGTAAAAAAAGCAGTTGAAGAAGAGATAGAAGACTATTATGAATTGATTGCAGTTAGAAAAATAGCACTTAATAAAAAGTTGGCAAAAGTTATAGATTTAAGTGGAAGACTAAGATTTCAAAAAAGATGGGCACAAACTCCAAGAATTCCTGAAACATCAGTCTTAGGACATATGCTAACAGTTGCAATTTTTTCATATTTTTATTCTTTAAAAGTAAATGCTTGTCCTAAAAGGTTAGAGAGTAACTTTTTTTGTGCCTTATTCCACGATTTACCTGAAGCTCTAACTAGAGATATCATAAGCCCAGTAAAATATAGTGTTGATGATTTGAGCGAAATAATAAGTGAGTATGAAATAGCAAAAATCGAAGAAGAGATTTTACCAAATATCCCAGAAAATATGAAAGGGGAGTTTGCATATATATTAGGACTGATGGCTGATAAAAAGGATGAATTTTTAGATAGAGTTATTGATAATGGCGAGATTAAATCAGTAGAAAGTGTAAGTGGTTACAACTTGGATAAATATAGTGCCATTGATGGACAAGCACTTAAACAATGTGACAAGTTATCAGCTTTTATAGAAGCAAGCTTATCTATTAGTCATGGTATAAAATCAAAAGAACTTGTAAGTGGTAAGAAAGAGATTATAAAAGGTTTAAAAACTATAAATGGGGTGGACTTCCTGAGTTTAGCTCGTGATATAGATGAAGAATTTGGTACATCTGGACAACATCAGAGTTTTATAGGATTTTAA
- a CDS encoding CinA family protein translates to MNKVSFTQKDMITFQKNLRKLNHTITVAESCTGGLIASKITSISGSSDIFKGSIVTYANIVKEIELGVKKDTMIQYGVVSKEVVKQMLQGVIHKFGSNYAIAVSGIAGPTGATQTKSVGTVVIGICDNMGFYDINEYHFDGSRIDVQKQATNTSLKKISKFVQNCLDKL, encoded by the coding sequence ATGAATAAAGTTAGTTTTACACAAAAAGATATGATAACTTTTCAAAAGAATTTAAGAAAGTTAAATCATACAATAACAGTAGCTGAGAGTTGTACTGGTGGACTTATAGCATCTAAAATCACATCAATAAGTGGAAGTAGTGATATATTTAAGGGTTCTATAGTAACTTATGCTAATATTGTAAAAGAGATTGAATTAGGTGTGAAAAAAGATACCATGATACAATATGGAGTGGTTAGTAAAGAAGTTGTAAAGCAAATGCTTCAGGGTGTAATACATAAATTTGGATCAAATTATGCAATTGCAGTAAGTGGCATAGCAGGACCAACAGGTGCAACTCAAACAAAAAGTGTAGGCACAGTTGTAATAGGAATATGCGATAATATGGGCTTTTATGATATAAATGAGTACCATTTTGATGGCTCAAGAATAGATGTACAAAAACAAGCTACAAATACATCTTTGAAAAAAATTTCTAAATTTGTTCAAAATTGTCTTGACAAATTATAA
- the folD gene encoding bifunctional methylenetetrahydrofolate dehydrogenase/methenyltetrahydrofolate cyclohydrolase FolD, with protein sequence MVLLDGKSLSNKIKAKVKEDVLELQSSKGITPGLAVVLVGNDAASATYVKMKSKSCNEAGIYSVVHEMPESISQDSILKTIEMMNQNPNIDGILVQLPLPSHVDTTVILEAIDPKKDVDGFHPFNVGRVRAGLDGFIPATPYGVMELLKEYDIDVKGKDVCVVGASNIVGKPLATLMLNANATVDICHIYTKDLKAHTSKADIVCVGTGVVGLIKEDMIKDGAIVIDIGINRLEDGRIVGDVDYDKVAQKCSYITPVPGGVGPMTIAMLLVNTVKAAQKRVG encoded by the coding sequence ATGGTATTATTAGACGGTAAATCACTTTCAAACAAAATAAAAGCAAAAGTAAAAGAAGATGTGCTTGAACTTCAAAGTTCTAAAGGTATAACACCAGGTTTAGCGGTAGTTTTAGTTGGTAATGATGCTGCAAGTGCTACTTATGTAAAAATGAAAAGTAAATCTTGTAATGAAGCTGGTATATACTCAGTAGTTCATGAAATGCCAGAGAGTATCAGTCAAGATTCTATATTAAAAACTATCGAAATGATGAACCAAAATCCAAATATTGATGGGATTTTAGTTCAACTTCCGCTTCCTAGTCATGTAGACACTACAGTAATTTTAGAAGCAATTGATCCAAAAAAAGATGTTGATGGTTTTCATCCTTTTAATGTTGGGCGTGTAAGAGCAGGACTGGATGGATTTATTCCTGCTACTCCATATGGTGTAATGGAGCTTTTAAAAGAGTACGATATAGATGTAAAAGGCAAAGATGTATGTGTGGTTGGAGCTAGTAATATAGTAGGAAAACCTCTTGCAACATTGATGTTAAATGCAAATGCAACGGTTGATATTTGTCATATTTACACAAAAGATTTAAAAGCTCATACAAGTAAAGCTGATATAGTTTGTGTTGGTACTGGGGTAGTTGGACTTATTAAAGAAGATATGATTAAAGATGGTGCAATAGTTATTGATATTGGTATCAATCGCCTTGAAGATGGAAGAATTGTGGGTGATGTTGATTATGATAAAGTGGCACAAAAATGTTCTTATATTACACCAGTTCCAGGTGGTGTAGGACCAATGACTATAGCTATGCTTTTAGTTAATACAGTAAAAGCTGCACAAAAAAGAGTTGGTTGA
- a CDS encoding NifU family protein, producing the protein MIPFSDEDLKTPVSKIIDEKISPMLARDGGAIKLMGIKDAKVFVQLQGACVGCSASGSTLKFIVEKELKTWIHPDLEIVNVLVGEESKYEFN; encoded by the coding sequence ATGATACCATTTAGTGATGAAGATTTAAAAACACCAGTATCAAAAATTATAGATGAAAAGATTTCACCAATGTTAGCTCGTGATGGTGGAGCTATTAAACTAATGGGCATAAAAGATGCAAAAGTTTTCGTACAGCTTCAAGGTGCATGTGTTGGGTGTAGTGCAAGTGGCAGTACTTTGAAATTTATTGTTGAAAAAGAACTAAAAACTTGGATACACCCAGATTTGGAAATTGTTAATGTATTAGTAGGAGAAGAATCAAAATATGAATTTAACTAA
- a CDS encoding UDP-N-acetylmuramoyl-L-alanyl-D-glutamate--2,6-diaminopimelate ligase, whose product MLLTINNKIFTNNSKEANKDTIFVCNELNRKFIDDARANGCVEFVEDYELGNFFDFSQIKIVGVTGTNGKTTTTAAIYSILLDLGYKVALQGTRGFFINDEKMEGYSLTTPMQLDIYAHIKKALELGCEFFVMEVSSHAIAQNRIAGLNFALKVHTNITRDHLDYHKTIEEYINVKNSFFTDESMKLINKDDKHIKYNIKNCFAYGLENPSTYKVSAYSLQNGIHVMLDNFENKVAFSSSMMGIFNIYNLTAAVASVHLLTKMDLSEICDQVENFGGVSGRMEIASTEPLIIIDFAHTPDGMEEVFKSFANKDIIAVFGAGGNRDKEKRPLMGKIASRYCKHIIITSDNPRFEDPDLIVNDILLGISNKTNIIVELNRKEAIKKAIQLYKKDTVILILGKGDEEYQIVYDHKIPFKDYNIVKELL is encoded by the coding sequence GTGTTACTAACGATAAACAATAAAATATTTACAAATAACTCAAAAGAGGCAAATAAAGATACAATTTTTGTGTGTAATGAGTTAAATAGAAAATTTATAGATGATGCTAGGGCAAATGGATGTGTGGAGTTTGTAGAGGATTATGAACTTGGCAATTTTTTTGATTTTAGTCAGATTAAAATTGTTGGGGTTACTGGAACAAATGGTAAAACTACAACAACTGCTGCAATTTATTCAATACTCTTAGATTTGGGTTATAAGGTTGCATTACAAGGGACAAGAGGGTTTTTTATTAATGATGAAAAAATGGAGGGGTATTCTTTAACAACTCCAATGCAACTTGATATTTATGCCCATATCAAAAAAGCATTAGAGCTTGGATGTGAGTTTTTTGTAATGGAAGTGAGTTCACATGCAATTGCACAAAATAGAATTGCAGGTCTAAATTTTGCACTAAAAGTACATACAAATATAACAAGAGATCATCTTGATTATCATAAAACAATAGAAGAATATATAAATGTAAAAAATAGTTTTTTTACAGATGAATCTATGAAGCTTATTAATAAAGATGATAAACATATAAAATATAACATCAAAAATTGTTTTGCATATGGGCTTGAAAATCCATCTACATATAAAGTAAGTGCTTATAGCTTACAAAATGGTATCCATGTAATGCTTGATAATTTTGAAAATAAAGTTGCATTTTCTTCATCTATGATGGGTATTTTTAATATTTATAATCTAACAGCTGCAGTTGCAAGTGTACACCTTCTTACTAAGATGGATTTATCTGAAATTTGTGACCAAGTAGAAAATTTTGGAGGGGTTAGCGGAAGAATGGAAATAGCTTCAACTGAGCCTTTAATTATAATAGATTTTGCACATACACCTGATGGTATGGAAGAGGTTTTTAAGAGCTTTGCAAATAAAGATATAATAGCAGTATTTGGTGCAGGTGGAAATAGGGATAAAGAAAAAAGACCATTAATGGGAAAAATTGCAAGTAGATATTGTAAACATATAATTATAACTTCAGATAACCCAAGATTTGAAGATCCTGATTTAATAGTAAATGATATTTTATTAGGAATTTCAAATAAAACTAACATTATTGTAGAATTAAATAGAAAAGAGGCTATTAAAAAAGCAATACAATTGTATAAAAAAGATACAGTTATATTGATTCTTGGCAAGGGTGATGAGGAATATCAGATAGTTTATGACCATAAGATACCATTTAAAGATTACAATATAGTAAAAGAACTATTATGA
- a CDS encoding c-type cytochrome, translating to MKFLVIPFLAVYMFALTEDSSFITKYEYGQMLYENPRGIGCIKCHGKNGRGEIIASYKDRKDDKLITKTIIAPDITKISLNDFKNVLNVKRSESLVMPTYFLTDEEIESIHYYISNKDNK from the coding sequence GTGAAATTTTTAGTTATCCCTTTTTTAGCAGTTTATATGTTTGCATTAACAGAGGATAGCTCATTTATCACTAAGTATGAGTATGGACAAATGCTATATGAAAATCCGAGGGGAATTGGGTGTATAAAATGCCATGGTAAAAATGGTAGAGGGGAAATAATAGCATCTTATAAAGATAGAAAAGATGATAAACTGATTACAAAAACTATTATTGCACCAGATATTACGAAAATCTCTTTAAATGACTTTAAAAATGTTCTAAATGTAAAAAGAAGTGAATCATTAGTGATGCCAACATATTTTTTGACAGATGAAGAAATAGAATCCATTCACTACTATATTTCAAACAAGGATAACAAATGA
- the nth gene encoding endonuclease III, with the protein MKKATKKEIEELKSILIDKYKDAKTELNYTNEYELLISIILSAQCTDKRVNIITPALFEKYPNTKELSNANLDDVKSLINSCSFFNNKAKNIISMAKAVEEKYNGIIPRTQKELICLAGVGQKTANVFMIEYENKNLMAVDTHVFRVAHRFGLTSEKTAIKTEAELSKKFKTDLHILHQAMVLFGRYICKATSPDCAQCIAPHLCKTKDTFKAN; encoded by the coding sequence GTGAAAAAAGCTACAAAAAAAGAAATAGAAGAACTTAAATCTATCCTAATTGACAAATACAAAGATGCTAAAACTGAATTAAACTATACCAATGAATACGAACTTTTAATATCTATTATTTTATCAGCCCAATGTACTGATAAAAGGGTAAATATCATAACCCCTGCACTTTTTGAAAAGTATCCAAATACAAAAGAACTCTCAAATGCAAACCTTGATGATGTAAAATCACTTATAAATAGTTGTTCGTTTTTCAATAATAAAGCAAAAAATATCATATCAATGGCAAAAGCGGTAGAAGAAAAGTATAATGGAATAATACCAAGAACACAAAAAGAGCTTATATGTCTTGCTGGTGTTGGACAAAAAACTGCTAATGTTTTTATGATAGAGTATGAAAATAAGAATTTAATGGCAGTGGATACTCATGTATTTAGAGTGGCTCATAGATTTGGACTTACTAGTGAAAAAACTGCTATCAAAACAGAAGCTGAATTATCAAAAAAATTTAAAACTGATTTACATATACTTCACCAAGCTATGGTACTTTTTGGAAGATATATTTGCAAGGCAACTAGCCCAGATTGTGCTCAATGTATTGCTCCTCATTTATGTAAAACAAAAGATACTTTTAAAGCCAATTAA
- a CDS encoding C40 family peptidase — protein MKRVISACLLFLTTTLISDPLNSAEPSVFTETHDTKQAPLEVKNNQNFVEDVKTFLDTEYKKLQDKILEFAFSFLGQGYKFGASAKSAKTDCSLYTKNVFAKLGIDLPRTSFEQSNLGKLVSKDELQVGDLLFFRTYKRTPSHVGIYIGDNQMIHASFNSNEVKIDSLDKKYYKDRFLFAKRVI, from the coding sequence GTGAAAAGAGTTATATCAGCATGTTTGTTATTCTTGACTACTACACTTATAAGTGACCCTTTAAATAGTGCTGAACCTTCAGTTTTTACAGAAACTCATGATACAAAACAAGCACCTTTGGAAGTAAAGAATAATCAAAATTTCGTTGAAGATGTTAAAACTTTTTTAGATACCGAGTACAAAAAGCTACAAGATAAAATACTAGAATTTGCATTTTCTTTTTTAGGGCAAGGTTACAAGTTTGGAGCATCAGCGAAGAGTGCTAAAACTGACTGTTCTTTATATACAAAAAATGTATTTGCTAAACTTGGAATTGATTTACCAAGAACATCTTTTGAGCAATCAAATCTTGGTAAACTAGTATCCAAAGATGAGTTGCAAGTAGGAGATTTATTGTTTTTTAGAACATATAAAAGAACACCTTCACATGTGGGAATTTACATAGGTGATAACCAAATGATTCATGCTTCATTTAATAGTAATGAAGTCAAAATTGATAGTTTAGATAAAAAATATTATAAAGATAGATTTTTATTTGCCAAGCGAGTAATATAA
- the rpiB gene encoding ribose 5-phosphate isomerase B — MRYYIASDHAGFKLKDFVITVLKNKGYEVVDLGPNSSDRVDYPDFAGDVCKAIIADDYKSFGVLICGSGIGMSMAANKYDGIRAALCHNEYSASMARNHNDANVICLGERVSGEGMIESIINHWCEASFEGGRHSGRVEKINLLGSCRR, encoded by the coding sequence ATGAGATATTATATTGCAAGTGATCATGCTGGATTTAAACTAAAAGATTTTGTTATAACTGTGCTTAAAAATAAAGGGTATGAAGTAGTAGACCTTGGACCAAATAGTAGTGATAGAGTTGATTATCCAGATTTTGCAGGTGATGTTTGTAAAGCTATAATTGCAGATGATTATAAGAGTTTTGGAGTACTTATTTGTGGAAGCGGTATAGGTATGAGTATGGCAGCAAATAAATATGATGGAATAAGGGCAGCTTTATGTCACAATGAATATAGTGCTTCAATGGCAAGAAACCACAATGATGCCAATGTTATATGTTTAGGTGAGCGAGTAAGTGGTGAGGGGATGATAGAAAGTATTATCAATCATTGGTGTGAAGCTAGTTTTGAAGGTGGAAGACATAGTGGTAGAGTAGAGAAAATCAATTTACTTGGAAGTTGCAGGAGATAA
- the ileS gene encoding isoleucine--tRNA ligase has translation MLDYKQTLLLPKTDFPMRGNLPQNEPIRYKAWADSKVYEKMVKNRANAEKSFTLHDGPPYANGHIHIGHALNKILKDIIVKYHYFDGKSVRFTPGWDCHGLPIEQKVEEKIGGQKKKELPKSKLRELCREHAGSFVSIQRDEFISLGVLADWENPYLTMDFKFEANIYRELCNIAKQGLLVQRSKPVYWSWAAQTALAEAEVEYEDKISSSIYVAFKLKDRSESIIIWTTTPWTLPANTGIALNPEIEYVITTDGYIVAKDLLDSLKKDEIVKGEIASLIDPKSLENTIAINPLNGRDSRIVLGEHVTTTSGTGAVHTAPGHGEDDYKVGLVYGLDVIMPVAPNGCYDETVVRLDLIPNASEFVGINVFKANDAILELLGDALLKKTDIKHSYPHCWRTHKPVIFRATKQWFISVDSEYGKGNETLRNNALKAIKNVKFYPAWGENRLGTMLENRPDWCISRQRDWGVPIAFFRDKTTDEIIFDEKVLNFVAMIFEQKGCDAWYDLSIEELLYPGSGYKAENLEKTMDILDVWFDSGSTQYAVLQSRNYDAGTYPADMYLEGSDQHRGWFQSSLLTSLAAREIAPYKAVLTHGFTVDEKGEKMSKSKGNVVVPADVLKKYGSEILRLWVAMSDYQSDLKISDNILNQMSELYRKIRNTTRFLFANIDGLEQLVDPKDMGILDTWILAKAKKVFDEIDESFANYDFSRGLNKLNNFLVADLSGIYLDVCKDRLYCDSANDIHRMASQSAMAMITKALIGTIAPILTYTTDELLDYAPAIIKGDCKDIFDYTKYKLPLVTSTLNEQHLIKARTKFSEIVDGFKKDKIIGNTLETVIYTDSDDVLSLDGVEAEDWFIVSGIVKDKQSEVLAKFELDGKTYEIYKSTQHKCPRCWKYKTASAEAVCQRCEEAVKGFETNV, from the coding sequence ATGTTAGATTATAAACAAACATTACTTTTACCAAAAACAGATTTCCCTATGCGTGGTAATCTTCCACAAAATGAGCCAATAAGATATAAAGCTTGGGCTGATTCTAAAGTATATGAAAAAATGGTAAAAAATAGAGCAAATGCAGAAAAAAGTTTTACACTGCATGATGGACCCCCTTATGCAAACGGGCATATCCATATAGGACATGCATTAAATAAGATTTTAAAAGATATTATAGTTAAGTATCATTATTTTGATGGAAAGTCTGTAAGATTTACTCCAGGTTGGGATTGTCATGGGCTACCAATTGAGCAAAAAGTAGAAGAAAAAATAGGCGGTCAAAAGAAAAAAGAGCTTCCTAAATCAAAACTAAGAGAATTGTGTCGTGAGCATGCTGGTAGTTTTGTTTCAATTCAAAGAGATGAATTTATATCTTTAGGTGTACTTGCAGACTGGGAAAATCCATATTTAACTATGGATTTTAAATTTGAAGCAAATATATATAGAGAACTTTGCAATATCGCAAAACAAGGTTTACTTGTACAAAGAAGCAAACCTGTTTATTGGTCATGGGCTGCACAAACAGCTCTAGCTGAGGCAGAAGTTGAGTATGAAGATAAGATTTCATCTTCAATTTATGTTGCATTTAAACTAAAAGATAGAAGTGAAAGTATAATTATTTGGACGACTACCCCTTGGACATTGCCAGCAAATACAGGAATTGCACTAAATCCAGAGATTGAATATGTAATTACAACAGATGGATATATAGTTGCAAAAGACCTTTTAGATTCATTAAAAAAAGATGAAATAGTAAAAGGAGAAATAGCTTCTTTAATAGATCCTAAAAGTTTGGAAAATACTATAGCAATCAACCCTCTAAATGGTAGAGATTCAAGAATAGTATTGGGTGAACATGTAACTACAACTTCTGGTACAGGTGCGGTACACACAGCTCCAGGACATGGTGAAGATGACTATAAAGTAGGATTGGTTTATGGCTTAGATGTTATAATGCCAGTTGCTCCAAATGGTTGTTATGATGAAACAGTAGTAAGACTTGACCTTATACCAAATGCTTCTGAGTTTGTAGGAATTAATGTATTTAAAGCAAATGATGCAATTTTAGAGCTATTAGGTGATGCACTACTTAAAAAAACTGATATAAAACACTCTTATCCACACTGTTGGAGAACACATAAACCTGTTATTTTTAGAGCTACAAAACAGTGGTTTATTTCTGTAGATAGTGAGTATGGAAAAGGTAATGAAACTCTAAGAAACAATGCTTTAAAAGCTATAAAAAATGTAAAATTCTACCCAGCTTGGGGAGAAAATAGACTAGGTACTATGCTTGAAAATAGACCAGATTGGTGTATAAGTAGACAAAGAGACTGGGGAGTACCAATAGCATTTTTTAGAGATAAGACAACAGATGAGATTATATTTGATGAAAAAGTTCTAAATTTCGTAGCTATGATATTTGAACAAAAAGGGTGTGATGCATGGTATGATTTGAGTATTGAAGAGCTTTTATATCCAGGAAGTGGATATAAGGCTGAAAATCTTGAAAAAACTATGGATATACTTGATGTTTGGTTTGATAGTGGAAGTACACAGTATGCTGTACTTCAAAGTAGAAATTATGACGCAGGAACTTATCCAGCTGATATGTATCTTGAAGGAAGTGATCAACATAGAGGTTGGTTCCAAAGTTCACTTCTTACATCATTGGCAGCTAGAGAAATAGCACCTTATAAAGCAGTACTTACACATGGATTTACAGTAGATGAAAAAGGTGAAAAAATGTCTAAATCAAAAGGAAATGTTGTAGTTCCTGCTGATGTACTGAAAAAATATGGTAGTGAAATTTTAAGGCTTTGGGTTGCTATGAGTGATTATCAAAGTGACTTAAAAATTAGTGATAATATTTTAAATCAAATGTCTGAACTTTATAGAAAAATTAGAAATACGACAAGATTTTTATTTGCTAATATCGATGGACTGGAGCAACTTGTAGACCCTAAAGATATGGGTATACTTGATACATGGATACTTGCTAAAGCAAAAAAAGTTTTTGATGAGATTGATGAGAGTTTTGCAAATTACGATTTTTCAAGAGGACTTAATAAGTTAAATAATTTCTTAGTTGCGGATTTAAGTGGTATTTATCTTGATGTTTGTAAAGATAGATTGTATTGTGATAGTGCTAATGATATCCATAGAATGGCAAGCCAAAGTGCAATGGCAATGATAACAAAAGCTTTAATAGGTACAATTGCTCCTATTTTAACATATACAACTGATGAACTGTTAGATTATGCCCCTGCAATAATTAAAGGAGATTGTAAAGATATATTTGACTATACAAAATATAAATTACCTTTAGTTACAAGCACTTTAAATGAACAACACTTAATAAAAGCTAGAACTAAATTTTCTGAGATAGTTGATGGATTTAAAAAAGATAAAATTATTGGTAATACACTTGAAACTGTAATTTACACAGATAGTGATGATGTATTGAGCCTTGATGGCGTTGAAGCTGAAGATTGGTTTATCGTAAGTGGAATTGTTAAGGATAAACAAAGTGAAGTGTTGGCAAAATTTGAACTAGATGGCAAAACTTATGAAATATATAAGTCAACACAGCACAAATGTCCTAGATGTTGGAAGTATAAAACTGCTTCAGCAGAAGCTGTTTGCCAAAGATGTGAAGAAGCTGTAAAAGGGTTTGAAACTAATGTTTAG
- the lepB gene encoding signal peptidase I, with protein MKNFLIKSYNFSSSWTGTIIIVLFIIFFIAQAFVIPSGSMISTLRVGDMLFVKKFAYGIPTPRIPWIEVKVLPDFNDNGHLIEGARPQRGDIVVFRYPHEEVIHYVKRCVGVGGDIVAMKDKKLYLHPKEGNEYVLANYSDDKIVEIDDKLWIVEPFKDKHPGIHYDDNVKNDGSQPRQLFSMFPYQIPEDEFFMMGDNRDHSNDSRFWGTVAYKYIVGKPWFIYFSWNENFEIQWKRMFKTVEFLETKIKPEDNLPNNYKEGIY; from the coding sequence ATGAAGAATTTTTTAATAAAATCTTACAATTTTTCAAGTAGTTGGACAGGTACTATTATAATAGTACTTTTTATAATATTTTTTATAGCTCAGGCATTTGTAATACCAAGCGGAAGTATGATAAGTACCCTAAGAGTTGGTGATATGCTTTTTGTAAAAAAATTCGCATATGGTATTCCAACTCCAAGGATTCCTTGGATTGAAGTAAAGGTCTTACCAGATTTTAATGACAATGGTCACCTAATAGAAGGTGCAAGACCTCAAAGAGGAGATATTGTTGTATTTAGGTATCCACACGAAGAAGTAATTCATTATGTAAAAAGGTGTGTTGGGGTTGGTGGCGATATAGTTGCAATGAAGGATAAGAAGCTTTATCTTCATCCAAAAGAAGGTAATGAATATGTTCTTGCAAACTATAGTGATGATAAGATTGTTGAGATAGATGACAAGCTTTGGATAGTAGAGCCATTTAAAGATAAACATCCAGGAATACATTATGATGACAATGTAAAAAATGATGGAAGCCAACCAAGACAATTATTTTCAATGTTTCCTTATCAAATCCCAGAAGATGAGTTTTTTATGATGGGTGATAACAGGGATCATAGTAATGATAGTAGATTTTGGGGTACAGTAGCATATAAATATATAGTTGGTAAACCATGGTTTATATATTTTAGTTGGAATGAAAATTTTGAGATACAATGGAAGAGAATGTTTAAAACTGTTGAGTTTTTAGAAACAAAAATTAAGCCTGAAGACAACCTTCCAAATAATTATAAAGAAGGGATTTATTAA